One region of Oryza glaberrima chromosome 7, OglaRS2, whole genome shotgun sequence genomic DNA includes:
- the LOC127779709 gene encoding chlorophyll a-b binding protein CP29.1, chloroplastic-like → MASSVAAAASTFLGTRLADPAPQSGRIVARFGFGGGKKAAAKKAARPSAPTTDRPLWFPGAVAPDYLDGSLVGDYGFDPFGLGKPAEYLQFELDSLDQNLAKNNAGEIIGTRFETGEVKSTPFQPYTEVFGLQRFRECELIHGRWAMLATLGALSVEWLTGVTWQDAGKVELVDGSSYLGQPLPFSISTLIWIEVLVIGYIEFQRNAELDPEKRLYPGGSYFDPLGLASDPEKKERLQLAEIKHARLAMVAFLGFAVQAAATGKGPLNNWATHLSDPLHTTIFDTFSSSS, encoded by the exons ATGGCGtcgtcggtggcagcggcggcgagcacgttCCTGGGGACGAGGCTGGCGGACCCGGCGCCGCAGAGCGGGAGGATCGTGGCGAGGTTCGGGTTCGGCGgcgggaagaaggcggcggcgaagaaggcggcgaggccgtcggcgccgacgacggaCAGGCCGCTGTGGTTCcccggcgcggtggcgccggaCTACCTGGACGGGTCGCTCGTCGGCGACTACGGCTTCGACCCGTTCGGCCTCGGGAAGCCGGCGGAGTACCTGCAGTTCGAGCTGGACTCGCTGGACCAGAACCTGGCCAAGAACAACGCCGGCGAGATCATCGGCACCCGGTTCGAGACCGGCGAGGTGAAGTCCACCCCGTTCCAGCCCTACACCGAGGTGTTCGGCCTCCAGCGCTTCCGCGAGTGCGAGCTCATCCACGGCCGCTGGGCCATGCTCGCCACCCTCGGCGCCCTCTCCGTCGAGTGGCTCACCGGCGTCACCTGGCAAGACGCCGGCAAG GTGGAGCTGGTGGATGGGTCGTCGTACCTGGGGCAGCCGCTGCCGTTCTCGATCTCGACGCTGATCTGGATCGAGGTGCTCGTCATCGGCTACATCGAGTTCCAGCGCAACGCGGAGCTGGACCCGGAGAAGAGGCTGTACCCGGGGGGGTCCTACTTCGACCCGCTCGGGTTGGCGTCGGACCCGGAGAAGAAGGAGCGGCTGCAGCTGGCGGAGATCAAGCACGCCCGCCTCGCCATGGTCGCCTTCCTCGGCTTCGCCGTgcaggccgccgccaccggcaagGGGCCCCTCAACAACTGGGCCACCCACCTCAGCGACCCGCTCCACACCACCATCTTCGACAccttctcctcatcctcttAA